In a genomic window of Gossypium arboreum isolate Shixiya-1 chromosome 9, ASM2569848v2, whole genome shotgun sequence:
- the LOC108456756 gene encoding BTB/POZ domain-containing protein At1g30440 has product MACMKLGSKTDAFQRQGQAWFCTTGLPSDVVVEVGEMSFHLHKFPLLSRSGVMERLIAEASDEEEKCSICLPDIPGGAKTFELVAKFCYGVKLELTASNVVYLRCAAEHLEMTEEYGEGNLIVQTETFLNQVVLRNWKDSLRALQTCDDIISYADELNITKRCIESLAMKASTDPNLFGWPMMEHGGPMQSPGGSVLWNGISTGAKPKNTSSDWWYEDASNLSLPLYKRLISVMESRGIRQEIIAGSLTFYAKRYLPGLYRRQGANDSNSSTCLAPVASGAPLSEEDQKILLEEIDRLLPIQKGLVPTKFLFGLLRTAMILRASPSCISNFEKRIGLQLDKATLEDLLMPNFSYSMETLYNVDCVQRILEHFLAMDQITGGASPCSADDGQIIGSPSLTPITMVAKLIDGYLAEVAPDVNLKLPKFQALAASVPDYARPLDDGLYRAIDIYLKSHPWLSESDREQLCRLMDCQKLSLEACTHAAQNERLPLRIVVQVLFFEQLQLRTSIAGCFLVSDNLDGSRQLRSGIAGSTEGGWASAVRENQVLKVGMDNMRMRVSELEKECSNMRQEIEKLGRVKGSSTWGNVSKKFGFKLKSQMCSAQEDSVSNQKNGSGKIEKLKGKAQEKHKS; this is encoded by the exons ATGGCTTGCATGAAACTTGGATCCAAAACCGATGCGTTTCAAAGGCAAGGACAGGCTTG GTTCTGCACAACTGGACTTCCCAGTGATGTTGTTGTTGAAGTTGGAGAAATGTCCTTTCATCTTCACAAG TTCCCTTTACTCTCTAGAAGTGGGGTTATGGAAAGACTAATCGCAGAAGCATCTGATGAAGAAGAAAAATGTTCCATATGCCTCCCTGACATTCCTGGAGGGGCCAAAACTTTTGAACTTGTCGCGAAGTTCTGCTATGGAGTGAAACTTGAACTCACTGCCTCAAATGTTGTGTACCTTCGATGTGCTGCTGAGCATCTAGAAATGACTGAGGAATATGGGGAAGGCAATCTTATTGTGCAGACTGAAACCTTTCTTAATCAAGTAGTCCTCAGGAATTGGAAAGACTCTCTAAGAGCACTTCAAACCTGCGATGATATTATCTCTTATGCTGATGAACTGAATATTACAAAAAGGTGCATCGAATCATTAGCCATGAAGGCGTCTACTGACCCCAACCTATTTGGATGGCCCATGATGGAACATGGTGGTCCTATGCAGAGTCCTGGTGGAAGTGTGTTGTGGAATGGGATAAGTACAGGGGCTAAACCAAAAAATACTAGTTCAGATTGGTGGTATGAGGATGCATCAAATTTAAGTTTACCTCTCTATAAGAGATTGATTTCAGTAATGGAGTCTCGTGGTATCAGACAGGAGATAATTGCTGGCTCGCTTACTTTTTATGCAAAAAGGTACCTACCTGGTTTGTACCGCCGTCAGGGTGCCAATGATTCTAACTCTAGTACCTGTCTTGCACCTGTGGCCTCGGGGGCTCCTCTATCTGAAGAAGATCAGAAAATTTTGCTAGAGGAGATTGATAGGTTGCTTCCTATTCAGAAAGGTCTTGTCCCAACCAAGTTTTTGTTTGGACTGCTTCGAACAGCAATGATTCTTCGAGCAAGCCCCTCTTGTATATCAAACTTTGAGAAAAGGATTGGGTTGCAGCTTGATAAAGCAACTCTGGAAGATCTACTGATGCCTAATTTCTCTTATTCCATGGAAACACTTTACAATGTCGACTGTGTGCAGCGAATTCTTGAGCATTTTCTTGCCATGGACCAGATCACAGGTGGAGCCTCTCCATGTTCGGCAGATGATGGTCAGATCATTGGGTCACCTTCATTAACGCCAATCACGATGGTAGCCAAGCTAATTGATGGGTACCTTGCGGAGGTTGCCCCTGATGTTAATTTGAAGCTCCCCAAGTTTCAGGCTCTTGCTGCTTCAGTTCCTGACTATGCCCGGCCATTGGATGATGGTCTATATCGTGCAATAGACATTTATCTCAAG TCACATCCATGGTTGTCAGAATCCGACAGAGAACAACTATGCCGGCTAATGGACTGCCAGAAGCTCTCCTTGGAAGCCTGTACCCATGCTGCACAAAATGAGAGACTGCCACTAAGAATAGTTGTCCAAGTCCTGTTCTTCGAGCAGCTTCAGCTTAGGACCTCAATTGCTGGATGCTTTTTGGTTTCTGATAATCTTGATGGATCACGACAGTTACGTAGTGGGATCGCAGGGTCTACCGAAGGAGGGTGGGCCTCAGCTGTGAGAGAAAATCAGGTTTTGAAGGTAGGCATGGATAATATGAGAATGCGGGTTTCCGAGCTTGAGAAAGAATGCTCAAACATGAGGCAAGAAATCGAGAAGCTAGGCCGGGTAAAGGGTTCTAGCACTTGGGGAAACGTATCGAAGAAATTTGGATTCAAGTTGAAGTCTCAAATGTGCAGTGCGCAGGAGGATTCTGTAAGCAACCAGAAGAATGGAAGTGGAAAGATCGAGAAACTGAAAGGTAAAGCACAAGAAAAACACAAGTCCTGA